In Bradysia coprophila strain Holo2 unplaced genomic scaffold, BU_Bcop_v1 contig_350, whole genome shotgun sequence, a genomic segment contains:
- the LOC119081049 gene encoding arrestin domain-containing protein 17, producing the protein MPRKLLKFLILFDNTSLLYFPGQFLSGRVLLELQDDTPALGLHFHVVGEGVVRLRSVTYDKENFIDFRMKLLGDNDQGPSVLSPGIHSFPFKLGLPLGLPSTFLGRYGWIQYYCKAALREPSGLIHKNHQVFIVMSPIDLNLEQSVLAQPFKCDVEHRLGMACVGGGVVKCKVALDRGGYVPGESISVSAHVANGSNVTIKSTKAALTETIQYLARGKVIHVEKRELAVIARGKIRSGGHDEWQNETLYVPPLPPTNLRGCHLIKIQYDVFFTIEPKSIEKQIKLQLPIMLATYPFRNANSDITNTWPESVLKPETHYPSTLPIFRSDLHDSTEHS; encoded by the exons ATGCCGCGAAAATTGTTGAAGTttctgattttgttcgataATACCTCGTTGTTGTACTTTCCTGGCCAATTTCTATCCGGTCGCGTTCTACTGGAACTACAGGATGATACTCCAGCACTGGGTCTTCATTTTCATGTCGTTGGCGAAGGTGTCGTCCGGTTGCGATCCGTAACTTATGATAAAGagaattttatcgattttcgaatgaaattgCTCGGCGACAACGATCAGGGACCGTCGGTACTATCGCCAGGAATTCACAGTTTCCCATTCAAACTGGGTCTTCCGCTGGGGTTGCCGTCAACATTTTTAGGGCGATATGGTTGGATTCAATATTATTGTAAGGCAGCTCTGCGTGAACCGTCCGGTCTGATTCATAAAAATCATCAGGTGTTCATCGTTATGAGTCCAATCGATTTGAATTTGGAACAATCCGTACTGGCG CAACCCTTCAAGTGTGACGTCGAACATCGACTTGGTATGGCCTGTGTTGGCGGTGGTGTTGTCAAATGTAAGGTAGCACTAGATAGAGGTGGATACGTTCCTGGTGAAAGCATATCAGTCAGTGCCCATGTAGCGAACGGTAGCAATGTAACGATAAAGAGCACTAAGGCTGCCCTAACCGAAACGATCCAGTACCTCGCCCGGGGAAAAGTTATCCATGTCGAAAAACGTGAATTGGCTGTTATTGCACGAGGTAAAATTCGATCTGGCGGCCATGATGAATGGCAAAACGAAACGTTGTACGTTCCACCTTTGCCGCCAACTAATCTGCGAGGATGCCATTTAATCAAAATACAATACGATGTGTTC tTTACCATTGAACCGAAATctattgaaaaacaaataaagcTTCAACTGCCCATTATGTTAGCCACATATCCGTTCCGGAATGCAAATTCTGACATTACAAATACCTGGCCAGAGTCAGTACTTAAACCGGAAACACATTATCCTTCAACATTGCCCATATTTCGGTCTGACTTACATGATAGCACCGAGCATAGCTGA